The sequence GCAGGGTTCGCACGGTGTTGCGCGTTTCATGAGGCAGCTGTAACAATAGGGATAACCCTGCTTGTCCCGTGCAGAAACAGAGTCACAGTGATTCCAGTTGCTCACAATGATCCGCATGTTCCTGTCAATAACAGAAATGTGATCCTGGACCGATTCCAGCACTCTCCTGAGCATCTCAAGCTGGAAATCTTTCTCATTTTCGTTTTTCATCTCATAGACTGGAATAGCTATCCCTCTTGAACTGGTACATATAACTCAGTGAGTAAAAAGTCCTCCTTTTTTTTATTATTTATATGTATTCCATGGAGCCGGAATGATGATAATCATCATTAGCATATTTTCAGGCAGGTCACAAACCAGATTCTTCAAATATCCGGAATTCACCCCGCACGGTTTGCAGAAGAGCGCGTCAGCATCACGTCCTTGATATCTGCACTTACTGCACTCTTTCTTTGAGCCGGCTCGCTCCTGTCCTCCATCTTCACCTGAGGCTCTGTTATCCGGGAGCCTGCTGTCAGGGAACATCATGCCCCCGCGAAGTCGAACAGGCTTTTCTGTCCCATCCTCTCGTTGAGGCTACCCACCATCACTCCAATGCGCCTGAAGTCCATGGATGTCTCGGCCAGGAACTGGCGCATGAGCTCCCTGGAGATCTCCTGCAGGGCCCGCCTGTCGGCCAAGGGATGGCTCAGTGTCCTGCTCTTCGTGGATGTCTTGAAATTTGAGAAAATGACTGTCACGGTGACGGACCTGAAAGATACTTTGCGTGCATCGGCCCTGTTCATCACATCATCGGTAAGCTCCTCCAGTAGTGAGAATACCATCTGCCAGTTGCGCGTATCGTGCTTGAGGGAGGCCATCCTGCCGATCTGGTCGCTGGCATCCCTTTCCCTGACGGGCGTCTCATCGATGCCGGAAGCTGCTTTCCTGAGCCAGGTGCCCCTGTTCTTCCCGAAGACGTTCACAAGTTCCTGTATATCGTGCCCTTCCAGGTCCGCCACTGTCCTGATGCCCATTTCCGCAAGCTTTTCCTCTGTCACCCTGCCGATGCCCCAGAGCTTGCTCACAGGCATGGGCCTGAGGAAATCCTGCACTTCTTCCGGCCTTACGACGGTTATCCCGTCAGGCTTGCGGAAGGAGGAAGCCATCTTGGATATCAGTTTATTCGGGCCGATACCCACGGAGCAGGTAAGGTTCTCCTGCGCCTTGACTTCTTCCTTGATACGCATCCCTATATCCCTGGCAAGATTAAAATCGGATTCGGAGGAACGTGTGATATCAAGAAAAGCTTCATCTATGCTGACCCGCTCAAACGCTTCCTCGCTGTCAGCATAGGAGCGCAGTATGGTCATCACTCTTTTTGAAACTTCTTCATAGAAGCCCTTGCGTACAGGAAGGAACACGGCATCAGGCTTAAGGGACCTGGCCTGCCGGCAGGGCATGGCTGCACGTATGCCCGCTCCCCTGGCAACATAATTGCAGGTGCTCACAGCGCCTCCTTCCTCTCCGCGGTTGGAGTACATGCACACAACCACGGCCTTACCCCTGATGTCAGGGTCTTCCCGCTCCTCTATGGCGGCGTAGAAGTAGTCCATGTCCACATGGATTATCACGCGTTGCATCACATTGATTTGGGCGGGAGACTTTTTATGGTTAACTCCCGCTCACTTTCAGAACTGACCCCGAGGGAAATAGTCTCATCTCAGTCCGCAAGGGCCGTGCTCAGGTACCTCTCTCCTGTATCAGGCAGCACCACCACTATGAGCTTGTTCTTGTTCTCCTCCCTCCTGGCCACTTCCAGGGCGGCGTAAAGGGCTGCACCACAGGATATCCCTCCGAATATCCCTTCCTTCTTTGCAAGCTGCCGGGCAGTCTCAAAGGCATCCTCGTTACTGACCTGGATCACTTCATCAACCACGTCCATGTTCAGGACATCAGGTATGAAACCTGCACCAATGCCCTGTATCTTATGAGGCCCCGGCTTTCCCCCGGAAAGTACGGGTGAATCCTTTGGTTCTACTGCAACTGCCTTGAAGGCGGGCTTGCGGGACTTGATAACCTCCGATACACCTGTAATGGTCCCACCGGTACCTACGCCGGCCACCAGGATATCCACAGCCCCGTCCGTATCGTTCCATATCTCCTCAGCGGTTGTACGGCGGTGTATATCGGGATTTGCAGGGTTCATGAACTGGTGAGGCAGGAAGGCCCCAGAAGTCTGTGCAGCCAGTTCCTTGGATTTCTCAACAGCACCGGCCATTCCTCCGGGACCGGGGGTAAGCACTATTTCCGCTCCAAGGACCTTGAGGATCTTCCTCCTCTCCATGCTCATGGTCTCGGGCATGGTGAGTATGAGCCGGTATCCTCTGGACGCGCAGACGAAAGCCAGTCCGATGCCGGTATTACCAGATGTGGGCTCAATGATGACCGTATCCTTGTTAATGAGGCCCTGTTTTTCAGCTTCTTCTATCATATTGAGGGCGATGCGGTCCTTGACAGAGCCAAGAGGATTGAAAGCCTCCACTTTTCCCACGACTGTTGCATGGCATCCCTCGGTTATCCTGTTGAGCCGCACAAGTGGCGTGTGGCCGACGGTCTTTGTAATGTCACTATATATCTTCCCTATTTTAACAACCCCTGATATCGATCAAACTAATATTGGAATTAACTGTTTAAATGCTAAACGTTCTCATATTATGTAATCAGGAAAGAGATGCCCGTACTTACCTTTGAATACAAGACGCGGCTCCTCGATCAGGACCTTCGTGTCCTGAGGGACCGACCTGGTTATCCAGACGCTCCCGCCAATAACGGAGCGTTCTCCAATGACAGTATCCCCTCCCAGGATGGTGGCATTGGAGTAGATTATCACGTTATCCTCTATGGTTGGATGACGCTTCTTTCCCCGGATTATCTCCCCGCTCTCGTCCCTGGGGAAACTGAGAGATCCCAGGGTCACTCCCTGGTAGATGCGGACATTGTCGCCTATCTCGCAGGTCTCCCCGATGACAACACCGGTGCCATGGTCGATGAACAGGGCCTTGCCTATCTTTGCCCCCGGATGGATATCAATGCCAACGGCGCTATGGGCGTATTCTGTCATTATACGGGGCAGTATCGATATTCCCTGCTGATGCAGTTCATGGGCGACCCTGTAGACAGTGAGTGCAAAGATACCGGGATAACTGAAGATAATCTCGTCAAAGCTTTTGGCTGCAGGGTCACCGTCGTAGGCAGCCCTGACATCCGATGCCAGCAGGGAGCGTATCATGGGTATCTTCTCCAGGAATGTAATGGTCTCCGCCTGCCCGCGGTCGATGCACTCAGAGCAGTTCTCCTCTAACCTGCTGCAGTCATGGATGATACTGTTGCTTATCTGCTCCGATAGCAGCTCAAAGAGCTTTGTCACCTCGCTTCCGAGATGATAGCGCAGGTTGTTCCTGTCAAGGGTCTGCTCCCCGAAGTAACCCGGGAAGAGAATATCCTTTACCAGGCCGATTATCTTTATCATGGACTCCCTTGAGGGTATCACTGCTGCATCAACATGGTCAAAGCAGTCCCTGTCGTAACAACTGCTGACAACAGAATCAACCACACGGGGTATCTGAGAACGGTACCTGTTGTCCACCAGCGATTTCAGGATGGCGCATCTTCTTTGTTCTGTTTCTGCTTCAATGACCATATTCTTTCCTTCCGGATTACTATTGCAATCAGTAATTTCATTGCAATACCTTATAATGTTAACGCTGTTAACAGTGTTTAGACATCAAGTATGCTTTTTCCTGCAACTTCAGGCATTATTCCGGCTATGCCCGTATATCCCCATGTACCCATTATCGGTTATTGCATTTAAGAACTTTGAACTATTTCTGTATATAACCAAACCCTGCTTTCATCGCTATCTCCGCCCTTGTCAGTTCCTGGCCCAGGTAGGCGGCGTGGTTCAGCGTGCTAACCCATCCGTGCCTGACAAGCATCCGGTAGATGGACTGCGCATCCCTTCCTTCGATGACCCTGAGCAGTTCCTTGTCATAGGAATAGTGCCTGGCCAGAATGACCATTCTTTCATGAAGGGGCACGATAACAAAGTATCCTGCTCTGTCCAGTTCAAGCTTTCCGGGCTCCTCAGCCTGAATGACAGGAGCATTAGTAGTGTCCGGATGCTCCCCGTTACTGTGAGGTTCTTCTGTCCCATTTTCCATATTGCCACCAGCTTTAAGATATTATTCAAGCCCTGCATACAGCTACTCATATAGTTCATCTGTCAGGATGCCAGCGCTGCATGTGCTCTGCATGTGTTCTCAGGTATGCTCCTTTTTCATAGAACCTGTCATAGAAATCCAGGTCCAGGTGGTGGGCCTGCAGGTAGGGCAGCACGAAAATGCTGGGCACTGTGCCGGGGAATTTGCCGAAGGTATCGTATATGTACTGAGCCTGAAGGGCTGCACATTCCCTGAAATGCTCATCCGGGACCTGCGCGCTGCTGCGGACCTTTGGCGTGTCCCTGTAGTATCCTGGTGTTCCGGTATTGAAGGGACCTCCGGGACCGAACTTCCTTTCCATCAGGGCATTCACGGCCCGACGCATATCCGGATAATGAGGCGGGGTAAAACCTTCAAAAATGCCTTCCAGGCCGGTAGGATTCGGGAAATGCCAGCGCTCGTCGGTATCGTACCTGAAGCCCAGTCCCTTTACCTTTGGGTTCCCGCTTGCCCCGAGCATGGAATAGGGGTCTATACCATCGAACATCCATCCTCCAAGACCCATGGCCTGCAGCATCAGCATACCGGCATAACACGACGTGCTGAGCTCGGCTGTCAGCTCGCCAAGGGACCATGTCTCAAGGAAGGTCAGCGGGTATGGCGCCTCCACGTTCACTATATCGGAGAACTGCTCGATTCCCTCTATCTGCCTCCCGTTCACGTCGTCAAAGAAACAAATACCGTTCTGCACGTAATAGCAGATCCCTGCAAGTACATGCTGGGCAAGGTCACCCACAGGAATGAACAATGTAGTGCCCGGCTTGTTGACAACCCAGCTATTGTGAGCTTCCACATGCGGTGTCTCGGGAGGCAGTTGCAGGCGGCTGTCGTAGACCTTTCGCACACGGCTCCTGTGCACCTCCATGAGCTTATCAGGGTCAAATGTGCCATCCTCATTCCTTTCAGCCATGGCGGGCGCGTCCCTTGTCCTGAACAAGTACACGCCCTCATCGTCGGTAAAGAACAGCTCGCTGGTATGGAAACCTGCTGCCGAGGGATATGTTCTCCCTCCGGCAGTGCAGGCGTAGTTTGAAAGATATGGAGCGTAGCGCCGTGCCCTCATTATGAGATTGTGCCAGCCTGTATTCCCTGCCATTGCCGTGAGCAGTACCATCTGCTCGATCTCAGATAGCGGCACTGGTTTGTGTTTTGACGTATACCTGAAGTAACCGTCAGGTATCGATGCCCCCATGAAGAAGCGGCGCGCCCTTCTCCCGAAAAGCGCATCAGAAAGTCTGAAGTTCATTATATCTTCAAAGCCGGGTGGAAACCTAGTTGTCTCTCCCAAGATTGTTCCTCCCCTAGTTTGTCAGGAATGGGGACCAGCGCCATAAAGCACGCTCAGAGAAAATCCTGAACGGTGGTCCCATATGATTGGGATCCTGATCCTTACTCCCATTAAATCTTGTCGTGCATGGAATTTAAGACTGCTGGGAAGTGCCCTGCAAAACTCACGCCGGAAGCGTCACTTGATGCAGTAGAAACCCGCCTGCATGTATGAGTACCAGAATAGTTCCACAGACCTGAACCCTGTTTCCCTCAGGAGTTCCAGATGTTCCTCGACTGTTATGGGGAAGTACTCGGTGCCAAAGCGCTCAAGATGCTGTTCTGTCTCCTCCTCACTTCTGCCCTGTGCCAACTGGAAACTGCCCCAGTATCGCTTTCCTACGGCGACCCCTTCTTCTGTCAGTGGCCTGATGTTCTCGAAGGTGATGAAGATCCCGCCATCCCTGAGCAGTTCGTGGCACACCCTGACAGCCCTGGCCCGCTCCCTGCGGCTGAGATAGTGGTGGCACTGAATGGCTGTGATTATGTCAGGCTTTTCGTCAAGTTTCCCGGAGAACTCCTGGGTTGGTGAAGCCTTCAGGAATTCCAGTCTCCCGGAAGTGCAGGATGAGAGCTTTTCCCGGGCCTGCTGCAGCATGCCTTCCGAAGGGTCCAGCAAAAGGAACTTCGTATCAGGGAACTGTCCGATCGCCCTGGAGACCAGCGAGCCGGTGCCGCATCCGGTATCCAGCCAGACCTTCGGCGCAGAGGGCAATGATCTGACAAGGTTGATGGTTTCCTGATGGAAGCATGAATAATAGGGGAGCATCGTGGATATCTTGGTATCGTAGTCCTCAGGCATGTGAGGGGTTTTGTTTTCTGATGATCCTGCGAAAGACATGTATGAATTTGGACTATTTGCTGCCTTATATTTCCTTTGCAGAGGGTCTGTTGTCAATCTTTATATTCCTCACTACGGATTGTCTCTGCTCTTTATATCTGTTTGAACATCTCTCTCGCCATGGCAGCTCTCTGCTCCAGATCAGGCCCTTCAAGTTCTTCCACAACTGATCCGAGAACTGTTGGTATATCAATGTGCTGCGGGCAGTTCTCAGCGCATTGCCCGCACTGAACACACAGGGACGCAAACTCCGGTTCGCCGAGAGCGACAGCGCCGCCTAGCCTTGCAGCATACATGAACCTTTCTCCTTCGGGATTATTTACCAGGTACAAATTGTTGTAATGCTCGAAACATAGGGGAATATTCACACCTGCCGGGCAGGGCATGCAATACTGGCAGCCGGTACATCCTACTTTCATCAGCTCACGATACTTGATCTCCACTCTTTTTACCAGCTGCAGTTCCGCTCCTGTCAGGGAATCCGGATATGCCTGTTCTGCGATCCTTAAGTTCTCTTGAACGTGGACCTCCTCGTTCATACCTGAAAGAACCACTGTGACTTCCGGATGATCCCACACCCAACGGAGTGCCCATTCTGCGGGGGACCTCTTTACCGGGGCTTCGTCCCAGATCTCTTTCACGGCTTGCGGCAGGTTCTTTGTAAGGTTTCCTCCGCGAAGAGGTTCCATGACAATGACCCCTAAGTTCTTTGAGGCTGCGTATTCCAGACCGTCTTTGCCTGCCTGGTTCTTCTCATCCAGGAAGTTGTACTGGATCTGGCAGAAGTCCCAGTCATAAGCCTCCACTATGCGGTTGAAATCCTCCCCTGCACCATGGAAAGAGAAACCAGCGTTTATTATGCGCCCATCCGCCTTTGCGCTGTCAAGGAAATCGGTCACACCCAGTTTTTTGACATTATCCCACAGGTCACCAACGAGAGCGTGTACGAGATAATAGTCAATATGGCCGGTGTTCAGTTTCTCAAGCTGGGCATTCAGGAACCTATCCATGTCTTCCCTGCTCTCAATGAGCCATGAAGGAAGTTTTGTTGCAACTTTTACCTTTTCGCGGTATCCGTCAGCAAGTGCACGGCCCAGAAATGGCTCACTTGCTCCCGTGTGATATGGCCAGGCAGTATCGACATAGTTCACTCCCCGATCGATCGCGTGGCGTAACTGCCTGGCGGCTCTTTCTTCATCTATGCTACCGTCTTCTTTTACAGGGAGACGCATGGCACCAAAGCCAAGTATCGAGAGTTTGTCTCCGCTTTTTGGCATTTGTCTGTATAACATCTTAGTTCTCCTGAATATTAGAATTGTATCAAATAGTGTGATTCGTGACTGACTGAACAGTCATTTATAGATATGGTCTGTGGTATATATTTGCTTTGATTGACTAATCACTCATCGAGTTGCTATAAATTAATTTCTTACTGAGACTATTGATAATTGTGAGCAGAATCTCCAGGTCAGAGGTCCCACCATTCAGTTAGAGGCAGTTGCAGATCTGAATCCAGCATGATCGTTTCACCGATCATTGGGGCTATTATGTTCACTTCCCTTTCATCTGCTTCCTCCAGTACTCTTTCTATCGGCTCGTTCCAGGCATGGCTGGCCAGTGTGAACGCTCCCCAGTGCATAAGCATCATTGTCCTGCCATCTAGGTCCAGATGGGCCTGGACAGCCTGCTCCGGCACCATATGTATGTCCGGCCAGTTGCGGTCATACTGGGCGCCTTCGATCAGGGTTATATTGAAAGGTCCGTACCTGTCCCCGATCTCCCTGAAATGTGGACCGTATCCGCCGTCCCCGCTTGTGTATATCCGGGTCCTGTTTCCCAGAATGGCCCATCCTCCCCATAGTGTGGTGTCGATATTGAACGGATCTCTTCCCGAGCCGTGTCTGGACGGTATCAAAGCAACAGTGAGGCCCTGATACTCCGCTTCTTCCCACCAGTTGAGTTCCGTGACCTTCTCTTCCGGAATACCCCACCGGACCAGATGAGCACCACATCCGAGAGGGACAAAGAAATGCGATACTTTGCTGTTGAACTTTACGAGGGACTGGTAATCTAGGTGGTCGTAATGGTCATGCGTAATAAGAACTGCATCGATCGGGGGCATATCATCAATCAGGTGCAGCATGATATCTTCGCTGTATTCGTACCTGTTTATTCCCACAAGTGAGACCGGTGAGGCAACAGGACTCAGCATGGGGTCTACCAGTAACTTTTTATTGTCCACGCTAAGCAGAAAAGCAGAGTGTCCGAGCCATGTCAGACTATCGTTCTCACTTTCGATCCGCTCCCAGTCGATGGGAGAAACAGGGATCGGGCCGGCAGGGTTGCGGTCTTTGTCCCCGGAAGCAGAATTCCCGTTGATTGATGAGTTACTTGAGCGATTTGCCAAATCCCTTGCTGGCACATCGTTGATGAACTTCCCGTCGATATAATTGTCCGACTCCCGATAAGTTTCTTTCTGTTCCGAGGTTGGAGTTCCGCCGAAAGCCGGGTGTATGCTTATGAACAATACTGTGGCAAAACCCAAGAGAAGTAAAACACAGAATAAATATAGAATAACTTTTCTAAGTTTATTCATATTCTCTCCTTTCTATGATGCTTTATAAATTGTCATCGGGCAAAGTTATCAAATAATGATTCACTCTTGCTTTTCCCTTTATCCTGAAGACGTCATAACTATCAAAACGCTGAGAGACAGCTAATGACTTGCACATGTGCTAAAGATATTATTCGCTAGCCAGACCATCCCAAATGATCCGGAATCCATCCTCTATGACCTTGATCCTGTCCTCTGGCTCTGAATCGAGGATAAAGTTCACTACAGTCCTGCTGGACTGGTAGAACATTGCAATGACCAGCTCTCCTGAATAATTCCTTATTTCGCCACCTGCTATTCCTTCTTTTACAAGCTCATGAAGAAAGACATACTCCTTCATTACTATTTCACGCGTATAGTTCGTTATATAGGGTGAAGAACAGAACTGGCCGACAAAAAGAAACTCATCCCGGTTATCCAATCCCCATTCTATGAGGTTGTACCACATTTTCCTTAATTTATCCTGAAAGCTACTCTGCACCTGGATTTCTTTTCCTATACTGCGGCTCAATTGCCCTTTAATCTCAAAATACAGGCCATTGATAAGATCCTCTTTGGTGGGGAAGTAATTGAACAGAGTGCCTGTGGCTACGCCTGCTTCTTTTGATATCTGGGCTGTGGATGTGCCGTGGAAGCCTCTTTCAGTAAAGAGCTTCAGGGCCGCTTCCATAAGGGCTTTTCTTTTATCTTCGACCTGTTCCTTCATGTATTATCTCTGATATTGACTGATTAGTCATTTATGTACTAAAAAATGAGTTTTAGATAAATACTTTATGGTGCTCTTATAAGGAATTATACAAAAATGCAGATGTAAAGCTATATAACAGAGTCTGTTTAATCCTGATTAAATATAGTTCAAGCAATCATCCACTTTCGGAGATATGATACAGGATCCACCAGAAATGCCGATGGGATCAGTTAACGGAAGATTCTTTCCAGTTAAAGTTGAGAGAACTAGCCAAAAACAGTTTCATAGTGATTCCGTTGGAAGAGGAGCATAAGGGATGTTATACCGGAAAATGCCAAAAAACGGAGACAAGCTCTCTATACTCGGTTTTGGTGCCATGCGCCTGCCTGTGAGAGAAGACAGGAGCATAGATGAGCCAAGGGCAACAAAACAGCTTCGCTATGCAATAGACAGAGGTGTAAACTATGTCGACACGGCTTGGCCATATCACATGGGAGCGAGCGAGCCCTTCCTAGGTCGTGCACTTGCAGATGGATACAGGGAAAAAGTGAGACTTGCCACCAAACTCCCCACATGGATGGTCAACAGCCGCGAGGATATGGACCGGTTCCTCAATGCCCAGCTTGAGAGACTGGACACGGACCACATAGACTACTATATGGTACACGGCCTTACCGGGGGAAGCTGGGATAAAATGAAGGGGTTTGGTGTTACAGAATTCCTCGGCAGTGCAAAGGCAGATGGCCGCATCATTAACTCCGGCTTCTCTTTTCACGGCAGAGGCGTGGATTTTGCAGGGATAGTCGATGACTATGACTGGGACTTCTGCCAGATCCAGTACAACTTCCTGGATGAGAAGAACCAGGCCGGCACTGAAGGGCTTGAATATGCAGCTTCAAAAGGTCTTGGCGTAATTGTCATGGAACCGCTGCGCGGTGGGAATCTTGCAGACCCCGTGCCGGCTGAAGTACAGGAGATCTGGGATGAGGCTCCGGTAAAGAGGTCTCCTGCTGAATGGGCTCTGCGCTGGATATGGAACCGCCCTGAGGTCACTGTTGTGCTGTCCGGCATGAACGAGGAGTCCCACATTGAGGAGAATCTCAGGATAGCAGACGAAGGAGAGCCTCAAAGCCTTACTGTAACCGAACTGCAGCTTGTGGGCAGGGTGGAAAGGAAGTATCGCGAGATAATGAAAGCAGGCTGCACGGGCTGCAGGTACTGCATGCCATGTCCCGCGTCGGTGGACATTCCGGGCTGTCTTGAGATATACAACAACCTGTACATGTTCAGGAAGGAGATGGAATCGAAGATGATGTATGCTACAAGGCTTGCGGGTATTGTGAGTGCGGACGATGAACCGCATTTTGCTTCCCAGTGCATCAAGTGCGGCAAATGCGTGGATGCATGTCCGCAGCACCTGCCGATACCCGATTTCCTGGAGGAGGTTGTAAGGGACCTTGAAGGTGCTGACCTCCGGGCAAGGGTGGAGACGGCAAAGAGGATGTTTGTAAGGAAATGAGATGTATCAAGTGTCTCAGCTGTCCGTAAAAAGTGAGTGCTGAGCTCTTCTCCGGGTTTGCAGGATCTCAGGCTTTTGCCCAGTTTTTTATACTATTTTTGCCTATAAAAGTATAGAAATATACGCAGGTAGATTCACTTGATACGTGCAAAGAATCTCTCAAAACATTTTGGCGGCACCAGGGCCGTGGACGAGGTAAGTCTCGAGGTGGAAAAGGGAGAACTGTTCGGTCTGCTGGGGCCCAACGGTTCGGGAAAGACCACGATGATCAGGATGCTCACAGGCCAGACCAGACCCACGTCAGGTGAAGTCACCGTGCGTGGGGTGGATGTTCTTTCCAGTCCCTTAAGAGTGAAGGAACTTACAGGTATCATACCGGAGCAGGAAAATCCGCCAAGCTTTCTCACGGCGGAAGAGTACCTGCATTTCGTTGCAAAGGTCAGGAAGCTGGAGGATTTTGAAAAACAATGTGACTGGTGGTTTTCCTACCTTGATTTCGCAGATCAGAAAGATGTGCTCTGCAAGGACCTTTCCAGGGGCACAAGGCAAAAGCTCATGCTCTCACAGGCATTCCTGCATGAACCGGAGCTTGTGATAATCGATGAGCCGCTTATCAACCTGGACCCGCTGATGCAGCGCAGGATCAAGGACTTCCTTAAAAGCTACGTAAAAAAGGGAGGTACCGTCTTCATATCCACCCATATACTGGAGATAGCCAGGGAGATATGCACCGGTATTGCCATCATATATAAAGGAAAACTGGTCTTCTCCGGCAGGATGGATGACCCTGCCATCGGGAGCAGGCCGCTGGAAGAGTTTTTCCTTGAACTTGTGAGCTGAGGTGTCTGCAATGCTTGAGCTGTTCAGGAGCATGATGAAGGAAGAGTGGCGCATGCACTCGTCATTTTTCGGTGACAGGGGATTTGCCTTCTTTCCGCTGGTCATAGCAGCCGTTTCCATGCTGCTCTCACTGTCAATGGTATTGTTCGGAAGAATAATAAGCCAGGCTGAAGTGCTGCTCGGACTGCATTACCTGTTCCTCTTTATGGGCTGCATGGTGGGAGGATTCGGCTTGCTGGGCAGGGAGGTCATGAACAGGCGCTTCGGGCAGTTAAGCCTGCTGGCATATTGCTCAAGGACACTTCCGGTATCGGAAAGGGTTATTTTTTCCAACTTTGTTGTCAAGGATGTCATCTACTACTTTTTCCTCTACGTGCTGCCGTTTACC comes from Methanolobus chelungpuianus and encodes:
- the dinB gene encoding DNA polymerase IV, with translation MQRVIIHVDMDYFYAAIEEREDPDIRGKAVVVCMYSNRGEEGGAVSTCNYVARGAGIRAAMPCRQARSLKPDAVFLPVRKGFYEEVSKRVMTILRSYADSEEAFERVSIDEAFLDITRSSESDFNLARDIGMRIKEEVKAQENLTCSVGIGPNKLISKMASSFRKPDGITVVRPEEVQDFLRPMPVSKLWGIGRVTEEKLAEMGIRTVADLEGHDIQELVNVFGKNRGTWLRKAASGIDETPVRERDASDQIGRMASLKHDTRNWQMVFSLLEELTDDVMNRADARKVSFRSVTVTVIFSNFKTSTKSRTLSHPLADRRALQEISRELMRQFLAETSMDFRRIGVMVGSLNERMGQKSLFDFAGA
- the cysK gene encoding cysteine synthase A, which translates into the protein MGKIYSDITKTVGHTPLVRLNRITEGCHATVVGKVEAFNPLGSVKDRIALNMIEEAEKQGLINKDTVIIEPTSGNTGIGLAFVCASRGYRLILTMPETMSMERRKILKVLGAEIVLTPGPGGMAGAVEKSKELAAQTSGAFLPHQFMNPANPDIHRRTTAEEIWNDTDGAVDILVAGVGTGGTITGVSEVIKSRKPAFKAVAVEPKDSPVLSGGKPGPHKIQGIGAGFIPDVLNMDVVDEVIQVSNEDAFETARQLAKKEGIFGGISCGAALYAALEVARREENKNKLIVVVLPDTGERYLSTALAD
- a CDS encoding serine O-acetyltransferase, yielding MVIEAETEQRRCAILKSLVDNRYRSQIPRVVDSVVSSCYDRDCFDHVDAAVIPSRESMIKIIGLVKDILFPGYFGEQTLDRNNLRYHLGSEVTKLFELLSEQISNSIIHDCSRLEENCSECIDRGQAETITFLEKIPMIRSLLASDVRAAYDGDPAAKSFDEIIFSYPGIFALTVYRVAHELHQQGISILPRIMTEYAHSAVGIDIHPGAKIGKALFIDHGTGVVIGETCEIGDNVRIYQGVTLGSLSFPRDESGEIIRGKKRHPTIEDNVIIYSNATILGGDTVIGERSVIGGSVWITRSVPQDTKVLIEEPRLVFKGKYGHLFPDYII
- a CDS encoding DUF4346 domain-containing protein, with product MENGTEEPHSNGEHPDTTNAPVIQAEEPGKLELDRAGYFVIVPLHERMVILARHYSYDKELLRVIEGRDAQSIYRMLVRHGWVSTLNHAAYLGQELTRAEIAMKAGFGYIQK
- a CDS encoding class I SAM-dependent methyltransferase, encoding MSFAGSSENKTPHMPEDYDTKISTMLPYYSCFHQETINLVRSLPSAPKVWLDTGCGTGSLVSRAIGQFPDTKFLLLDPSEGMLQQAREKLSSCTSGRLEFLKASPTQEFSGKLDEKPDIITAIQCHHYLSRRERARAVRVCHELLRDGGIFITFENIRPLTEEGVAVGKRYWGSFQLAQGRSEEETEQHLERFGTEYFPITVEEHLELLRETGFRSVELFWYSYMQAGFYCIK
- a CDS encoding aldo/keto reductase, with protein sequence MLYRQMPKSGDKLSILGFGAMRLPVKEDGSIDEERAARQLRHAIDRGVNYVDTAWPYHTGASEPFLGRALADGYREKVKVATKLPSWLIESREDMDRFLNAQLEKLNTGHIDYYLVHALVGDLWDNVKKLGVTDFLDSAKADGRIINAGFSFHGAGEDFNRIVEAYDWDFCQIQYNFLDEKNQAGKDGLEYAASKNLGVIVMEPLRGGNLTKNLPQAVKEIWDEAPVKRSPAEWALRWVWDHPEVTVVLSGMNEEVHVQENLRIAEQAYPDSLTGAELQLVKRVEIKYRELMKVGCTGCQYCMPCPAGVNIPLCFEHYNNLYLVNNPEGERFMYAARLGGAVALGEPEFASLCVQCGQCAENCPQHIDIPTVLGSVVEELEGPDLEQRAAMAREMFKQI
- a CDS encoding MBL fold metallo-hydrolase: MGFATVLFISIHPAFGGTPTSEQKETYRESDNYIDGKFINDVPARDLANRSSNSSINGNSASGDKDRNPAGPIPVSPIDWERIESENDSLTWLGHSAFLLSVDNKKLLVDPMLSPVASPVSLVGINRYEYSEDIMLHLIDDMPPIDAVLITHDHYDHLDYQSLVKFNSKVSHFFVPLGCGAHLVRWGIPEEKVTELNWWEEAEYQGLTVALIPSRHGSGRDPFNIDTTLWGGWAILGNRTRIYTSGDGGYGPHFREIGDRYGPFNITLIEGAQYDRNWPDIHMVPEQAVQAHLDLDGRTMMLMHWGAFTLASHAWNEPIERVLEEADEREVNIIAPMIGETIMLDSDLQLPLTEWWDL
- a CDS encoding TetR/AcrR family transcriptional regulator; amino-acid sequence: MKEQVEDKRKALMEAALKLFTERGFHGTSTAQISKEAGVATGTLFNYFPTKEDLINGLYFEIKGQLSRSIGKEIQVQSSFQDKLRKMWYNLIEWGLDNRDEFLFVGQFCSSPYITNYTREIVMKEYVFLHELVKEGIAGGEIRNYSGELVIAMFYQSSRTVVNFILDSEPEDRIKVIEDGFRIIWDGLASE
- a CDS encoding aldo/keto reductase, yielding MLYRKMPKNGDKLSILGFGAMRLPVREDRSIDEPRATKQLRYAIDRGVNYVDTAWPYHMGASEPFLGRALADGYREKVRLATKLPTWMVNSREDMDRFLNAQLERLDTDHIDYYMVHGLTGGSWDKMKGFGVTEFLGSAKADGRIINSGFSFHGRGVDFAGIVDDYDWDFCQIQYNFLDEKNQAGTEGLEYAASKGLGVIVMEPLRGGNLADPVPAEVQEIWDEAPVKRSPAEWALRWIWNRPEVTVVLSGMNEESHIEENLRIADEGEPQSLTVTELQLVGRVERKYREIMKAGCTGCRYCMPCPASVDIPGCLEIYNNLYMFRKEMESKMMYATRLAGIVSADDEPHFASQCIKCGKCVDACPQHLPIPDFLEEVVRDLEGADLRARVETAKRMFVRK
- a CDS encoding ABC transporter ATP-binding protein — translated: MIRAKNLSKHFGGTRAVDEVSLEVEKGELFGLLGPNGSGKTTMIRMLTGQTRPTSGEVTVRGVDVLSSPLRVKELTGIIPEQENPPSFLTAEEYLHFVAKVRKLEDFEKQCDWWFSYLDFADQKDVLCKDLSRGTRQKLMLSQAFLHEPELVIIDEPLINLDPLMQRRIKDFLKSYVKKGGTVFISTHILEIAREICTGIAIIYKGKLVFSGRMDDPAIGSRPLEEFFLELVS